The DNA sequence CTTGATGATGCTTTGTCTGAGTTAGAGACTTTTCATTGGATTATTTTTTCCAGTAGCAATGGAGTGAAAGCTGTTGAGAGTAGATTGTCTCTCACTGGTCGTTCCTTGTCTTCACGACCAAGCGGATTAAAGATTGCAGCAGTGGGTCAGAAAACAGCTAAGTCTTTAGAGATATATGGAGTGGAAGCTGACTTTGTACCTCCAAAATTCGTGGCAGACAGTTTGATTAAGAATTTTCCAGTGTCGGGATTGGGATTAAGGATGTTATTCCCTAGAGTGCAAAGTGGTGGTAGACCTATTTTGACGGAAGCCTTTAGAGATGCAGGTGTAAAAGTTGTTCAAGTATCTGCATATGAATCACGATGTCCAGAGGAGATTCCAGGAGAAACAGTTGATGCTTTAGATAATGGAAAGGTAGATGTAATTGCTTTCACAAGTAGCAAAACTGTAGTGCATACAGCTCAATTAATGTCTAAATATTTTGAAAGTAAATGGCAGAAAAAGCTCTTAGGAATTAAATTAGTTTCTATAGGTCCTCAGACAAGTATTAGCTGTAAAAAATATTTTGATAGAATCGATCAAGAAGCTGATCCACATGATTTAGAAGGTTTGGTTTGTGCTTGTATTGCAGCTACTAAAAATTAATCTAGTACTTCATTATTTTTATAACGTATTTCTACCAGCTCTTTAAAATTATCCAGATTCGTTTGTAGTTCATTAGTGACTAGATTTCCTAGTATATTCTTTTCCATTAATCGGGCTATCATTCTTGGTAGTTCATATGAAATGATTAACTTTACTTTGGTTAAGTTGTCTTTTTCAGGGTAAAAGTAAACACACCCTTTCGTTGGCAAGCCTCCAATAGATTCCCATTTCAAACTTTCTTTGTCAATCCTTTCATTTATCTTTGCTTTCCATTTAAACCGGAAACCATTTGCAGCTAAT is a window from the Prochlorococcus marinus str. MIT 9211 genome containing:
- a CDS encoding uroporphyrinogen-III synthase — encoded protein: MGVYKLITSKFICIAMNFDKSFSLKDKTIVITRSQDQQVEARRSFEMMGANVLELPALVIGPPDDWRPLDDALSELETFHWIIFSSSNGVKAVESRLSLTGRSLSSRPSGLKIAAVGQKTAKSLEIYGVEADFVPPKFVADSLIKNFPVSGLGLRMLFPRVQSGGRPILTEAFRDAGVKVVQVSAYESRCPEEIPGETVDALDNGKVDVIAFTSSKTVVHTAQLMSKYFESKWQKKLLGIKLVSIGPQTSISCKKYFDRIDQEADPHDLEGLVCACIAATKN
- a CDS encoding SRPBCC family protein; this translates as MGHWLEHTVINDIEAPIEKVWNVWSDLEAMPLWMTWIESVKTVDDETKILPDITEWTLAANGFRFKWKAKINERIDKESLKWESIGGLPTKGCVYFYPEKDNLTKVKLIISYELPRMIARLMEKNILGNLVTNELQTNLDNFKELVEIRYKNNEVLD